From Callospermophilus lateralis isolate mCalLat2 chromosome 5, mCalLat2.hap1, whole genome shotgun sequence, a single genomic window includes:
- the LOC143386793 gene encoding olfactory receptor 2G3 produces the protein MSWANGSSPTGFILLGFSAHPRLEAVLFVFVLFFYLLTLLGNFTIMAVSYLDPALHTPMYFFLSNLSLLDVCFTTSLASQTLVNLRGPAKTITYGGCVVQLYVSLALGSTECILLAVMALDRYEPVCRPLHYVVIMSPRVCQQLASTSWLSGLANSLIHATFTLQLPLCGNSRLDHFICEVPALLKLACVDTTVNELVLFLVSILFLVIPPMLILISYGFITRAVLRIRSSEARYKAFSTCSSHLTVVVIFYGTIIYMYLQPSDSYAQDQGKFISLFYTMLTPTLNPLIYTLRNKDVKGALRKLLSGKLCPLRT, from the coding sequence ATGAGCTGGGCCAATGGGAGCTCCCCCACGGGGTTCATTCTGCTGGGCTTCTCCGCCCACCCCCGCCTGGAGGCTGTGCTCTTCGTGTTTGTCCTGTTCTTCTACCTCCTGACCCTGCTGGGAAACTTCACCATCATGGCCGTCTCCTACCTGGATCCCGCTCTCCatacccccatgtacttcttcctcagcAACCTCTCCTTGCTGGACGTCTGCTTCACCACCAGCCTGGCGTCCCAGACCTTGGTGAACCTGCGAGGACCGGCAAAGACCATCACCTACGGCGGCTGCGTGGTGCAGCTGTACGTGTCCCTGGCTCTGGGCTCCACCGAGTGCATCCTCCTGGCTGTCATGGCCCTGGATCGCTATGAACCTGTCTGCAGACCCCTGCACTATGTGGTCATCATGAGCCCGAGGGTGTGCCAGCAGCTGGCCTCCACCTCCTGGCTCAGCGGGCTGGCTAACTCCCTGATCCATGCCACCTTCACCCTGCAGCTGCCGCTCTGCGGCAACAGCAGGCTGGACCACTTCATCTGTGAGGTGCCCGCTCTCCTCAAGCTGGCCTGCGTGGACACCACTGTGAACGAGCTGGTGCTCTTTCTCGTGAGCATCCTGTTCCTCGTGATCCCACCCATGCTCATCCTCATTTCCTACGGCTTCATCACTCgagcggtgctgaggatcaggtCTTCGGAGGCCAGGTACAAAGCCTTCAGCACCTGCTCCTCCCACCTCACAGTGGTGGTCATTTTCTACGGCACCATCATCTACATGTACCTGCAGCCCAGTGACAGTTATGCCCAGGACCAGGGCAAGTTCATCTCCCTCTTCTACACCATGCTGACCCCCACCTTGAACCCCCTTATCTACACCTTACGGAATAAGGATGTGAAGGGGGCGCTGAGAAAGCTCCTCTCAGGAAAACTGTGTCCCCTGCGGACATGA
- the LOC143386791 gene encoding olfactory receptor 14L1-like, protein MCSRALMSHALRSFVPDPLLGRRSGFSGVRPHSSATERPRQPRAFSRYQVDREACAQTGPGAILGCSPTLLDLKPGLPGLVCTGRLGSLVSWADLVVEQAQDFSSHLPGCFRDVIAGSQAERAVTHSSILGGSRAAAGGNSSEAVVFLLVGFADSWTVQTTHAVLFLLVYLAALTGNLLIITVTTVDIRLQTPMYFFLRHLSFLDFCFISVTVPKSVVSSFTQDTSISFWGCALQAFFFMNLVSTETALLTVMSYDRCVAICWPLHYEVIMSQRACVRMMALCWLSGGISGLMHMAATFSLPFCGSSQVHHFFCDIPQLLSLLDSTAILPEVRVMVFVTSLVILCFSLITLSYGYIFSTVMRIPSKEGRWKTFSTCVPHLVVVTLFLVSGSIAYVKPISSSPSISDLLLPVFYTVVPPTLNPVIYSLRNKELKAALRRLRRQCGMGAPPGPALRA, encoded by the exons ATGTGCTCGCGAGCCCTGATGTCCCATGCCCTTCGCAGCTTTGTGCCGGACCCTCTCTTAGGACGTAGGTCTGGCTTCAGTGGGGTCAGACCTCACAGTTCTGCCACCGAGAGACCCCGGCAGCCCCGGGCCTTTTCCAG GTACCAGGTTGACCGTGAGGCGTGTGCACAGACAGGACCTGGAGCCATCTTGGGCTGCTCTCCCACTCTGCTGGACCTGAAGCCTGGACTCCCGGGTCTGGTCTGCACTGGACGGCTGGGTAGCCTGGTGTCATGGGCTGACCTGGTGGTGGAACAGGCTCAGGACTTCAG CAGTCACCTGCCTGGCTGCTTCAGGGACGTCATTGCAGGCAGCCAGGCAGAAAGAGCTGTAACCCACTCTTCTATCCTAGGAGGAAGCCGAGCAGCTGCAGGTGGGAACAGCAGCGAGGCTGTGGTGTTTCTCCTCGTGGGGTTCGCAGACTCCTGGACGGTTCAGACCACACATGCGGTCCTGTTCTTACTAGTTTACCTGGCGGCTCTCACGGGGAACCTCCTGATCATCACAGTCACCACTGTGGACATCCGCCTGCAGACCCCAATGTACTTCTTCTTAAGACACCTGTCTTTCTTGGATTTCTGCTTTATCTCCGTCACAGTCCCCAAGTCTGTCGTCAGTTCGTTCACCCAGGACACCTCCATCTCCTTCTGGGGGTGCGCCCTGCAGGCCTTCTTCTTCATGAACTTGGTGTCCACTGAGACAGCCCTCCTAACGGTGATGTCCTATGACCGCTGTGTGGCCATCTGCTGGCCCTTGCACTACGAGGTCATCATGAGCCAGCGTGCCTGTGTCAGGATGATGGCCCTGTGCTGGCTGAGTGGCGGTATCTCTGGGCTCATGCACATGGCGGCCACTTTCTCCTTGCCATTCTGTGGGTCCAGCCAAGTCCATCACTTCTTCTGTGACATTCCCCAGCTGCTCAGCCTCCTGGACTCCACAGCGATCCTCCCTGAGGTCCGAGTCATGGTCTTCGTTACCAGCCTTGTGATTTTGTGCTTCAGTCTCATTACGCTGTCCTACGGGTACATCTTTTCTACCGTCATGAGGATCCCGTCCAAGGAGGGCAGGTGGAAAACGTTTTCCACCTGTGTCCCTCACCTCGTGGTTGTGACCCTCTTCCTGGTGTCCGGCAGCATCGCCTATGTGAAGCCCATTTCCAGCTCACCCTCCATCTCTGACCTTCTGCTGCCTGTGTTCTACACGGTGGTGCCCCCCACCCTGAATCCGGTCATCTACAGTCTGAGGAACAAGGAATTGAAGGCAGCCCTGAGAAGGCTGAGAAGGCAGTGTGGCATGGGGGCTCCACCAGGGCCTGCCCTGCGTGCCTGA
- the LOC143386789 gene encoding olfactory receptor 14I1-like, translated as MDNVTSFTYFLLVGVSSSPELQVLQGLLFLVIYLGALTGNLITVALIVTDSRLHAPMYFFISNLSLLDLGSISVIVPKSIVNSLTGRRIISLQECAAQIFLYILFATVEFALLVVMSYDRYVAICHPLHYGLVVTAHMCIQAAGGSWACGLVYSAIHTGSMFRLPFTKTNLIHQYFCDMPQILSLSSPDVQFSEFVIIAASVGLVVVCVAFVLMSYINIFSTVLKICSAEARSKALSTCVPQLAILLLFVISGSVAVLGPVATEGSLKNLLTAMFYTMVPPFTNPILYSLRNREINAALSRMFNRHTEFPIKDFLS; from the coding sequence CTTCACCTACTTCCTCCTGGTGGGCGTCTCCAGCTCCCCAGAGCTCCAGGTTTTGCAAGGTCTGCTGTTCCTGGTGATCTATCTGGGAGCCTTGACGGGGAATCTTATCACCGTTGCTCTTATTGTGACAGACTCACGCCTTCACGCTCCGATGTACTTCTTCATAAGCAATCTGTCCCTCTTAGACCTTGGCAGCATCTCGGTGATTGTTCCCAAATCCATTGTTAATTCCTTGACAGGCCGTCGGATCATCTCACTGCAGGAATGTGCTGCACAGATCTTCCTTTACATACTTTTTGCCACTGTAGAGTTTGCGCTCCTTGTGGTCATGTCCTATGACCGCTACGTTGCCATCTGCCACCCTCTGCACTACGGGCTGGTGGTCACGGCGCACATGTGCATTCAGGCCGCGGGTGGCTCCTGGGCCTGCGGGCTGGTCTACTCTGCCATCCACACGGGCTCCATGTTCAGGCTTCCCTTTACAAAGACCAACCTGATCCACCAGTATTTCTGTGATATGCCTCAGATTTTGAGCCTCTCATCTCCTGATGTCCAGTTTTCTGAGTTCGTCATCATTGCCGCAAGTGTTGGCCTCGTGGTGGTGTGTGTCGCCTTCGTCTTGATGTCCTATATCAACATATTCTCAACCGTGCTCAAGATCTGTTCGGCGGAAGCCCGCAGCAAAGCCTTATCCACCTGTGTCCCACAGCTGGCGATTCTCCTCCTGTTTGTGATTTCTGGGTCAGTGGCTGTCTTAGGGCCCGTGGCAACGGAAGGATCCCTTAAAAATCTACTAACAGCCATGTTCTACACCATGGTCCCCCCCTTCACCAACCCCATCCTTTACAGTCTGAGGAACAGGGAGATTAATGCTGCACTCAGTAGGATGTTCAACAGGCATACCGAGTTCCCAATCAAAGATTTTCTTAGCTAA